One Felis catus isolate Fca126 chromosome D1, F.catus_Fca126_mat1.0, whole genome shotgun sequence DNA segment encodes these proteins:
- the LOC123380273 gene encoding olfactory receptor 52H1-like — MYNLSSDHTGDFTLLGIPGLGQYHVWISIPFCFIYLAAIVGNSILLYLIAVEHSLHAPMFFFLSMLAMTDLILSTTCVPKTLTIFWLGPQKISFPGCLTQLFFLHYSFVLDSAILLAMAFDRYVAICSPLRYTTILTPRTIAKIIVGISFRSFCVIVPCVFLANRLPFCRTRIIPHTYCEHIGVARLACADISVNIWYGFGVPIMTVISDVILIAVSYILILCAVFRLPSQGARHKALGTCASHVCVILMFYIPAFFSILAHRFGRNVSRTFHIIFANLYIVVPPALNPIVYGVKTKQIWDKVIHLLCPLRSQ; from the coding sequence ATGTACAACCTGAGTAGCGACCACACAGGTGACTTCACCCTTTTGGGCATCCCTGGCCTCGGGCAGTACCACGTCTGGATCAGCATCCCCTTCTGCTTTATCTATCTCGCGGCCATTGTGGGCAATAGTATCCTTCTCTACCTCATTGCTGTGGAACATAGTCTTCATGCACccatgttctttttcctttccatgcTGGCCATGACAGATCTGATACTGTCTACCACTTGTGTCCCCAAAACCCTTACCATCTTCTGGCTTGGTCCCCAGAAAATCAGTTTTCCTGGTTGTCTGACCCAGTTATTCTTTCTGCACTACAGCTTTGTGCTGGACTCGGCTATACTCTTGGCCATGGCATTTGACCGCTACGTGGCCATCTGCTCTCCCCTGAGGTACACCACTATTTTGACCCCCAGGACCATTGCCAAAATTATTGTGGGAATCTCCTTCAGAAGCTTCTGTGTTATAGTTCCATGTGTTTTCCTTGCAAATCGTCTACCCTTCTGCAGGACACGCATCATACCGCACACATACTGTGAGCACATAGGTGTTGCCCGGCTCGCCTGTGCTGACATCTCCGTCAACATCTGGTATGGCTTTGGTGTTCCCATCATGACGGTGATTTCGGATGTGATCCTAATTGCTGTCTCCTACATCCTGATCCTCTGTGCCGTCTTCCGCCTCCCCTCCCAGGGCGCCCGCCACAAGGCCCTTGGCACGTGTGCTTCCCATGTCTGTGTCATCCTCATGTTTTatataccagcattcttctccatCCTCGCACATCGCTTTGGGCGTAACGTCTCTCGTACCTTTCACATCATCTTTGCCAACCTCTATATAGTCGTCCCACCTGCACTCAATCCTATCGTCTATGGAGTAAAGACCAAACAGATCTGGGACAAAGTCATCCATCTGCTCTGTCCCCTGAGGTCCCAGTGA
- the LOC123380272 gene encoding olfactory receptor 52H1 → MVTFNLSNYNPGPFILVGIPGLEQCHVWIGIPFCIIYIVAVVGNCILLYLITVERSLHEPMFSFLAMLAMTDLVLSTAGVPRTLSIFWLGAREITFPGCLTQMFFLHYSFVLDSAILMAMAFDRYVAICSPLRYTTILTPRTIIKIAVGISFRSFCIILPVVFLLTRLPFCRTRIIPHTYCEHIGVARLACADISVNIWYGFGVPIMTVISDVILIAVSYSLILRAVFRLPSRDARHKALGTCGSHVCVILMFYTPAFFSILAHRFGHNVSRTFHILFANLYIVIPPALNPIVYGVKTKQIRDKVILLFSTKATE, encoded by the coding sequence ATGGTCACTTTCAACCTGAGCAATTACAACCCAGGACCCTTCATTCTGGTGGGGATCCCAGGCCTGGAGCAATGCCATGTGTGGATTGGGATTCCCTTCTGTATCATCTACATTGTGGCCGTGGTGGGAAACTGCATCCTTCTCTACCTCATCACGGTGGAGCGTAGCCTTCACGAacccatgttttcctttctcGCCATGCTGGCCATGACTGACCTCGTCCTGTCCACAGCTGGTGTTCCCAGGACACTCAGTATCTTTTGGCTCGGGGCTCGAGAAATCACATTCCCAGGGTGTCTTACACAAATGTTCTTCCTCCACTATAGTTTTGTCCTGGATTCAGCCATCCTGATGGCCATGGCATTTGACCGCTACGTGGCCATCTGCTCTCCCCTGAGGTACACCACTATTCTGACTCCCAGGACCATCATCAAGATTGCAGTGGGCATCTCCTTTCGAAGCTTCTGCATTATCCTTCCAGTTGTATTCTTGCTCACACGCCTGCCTTTCTGCAGGACACGCATCATACCGCACACATACTGTGAGCACATAGGTGTTGCCCGGCTCGCCTGTGCTGACATCTCCGTCAACATCTGGTATGGCTTTGGTGTCCCCATCATGACGGTCATCTCAGATGTGATTCTCATTGCCGTTTCTTACAGCCTCATCCTCCGTGCCGTCTTCCGCCTCCCTTCCCGGGATGCCCGCCACAAAGCCCTTGGCACGTGTGGTTCCCATGTCTGTGTCATCCTCATGTTTTATACACCCGCCTTTTTCTCCATCCTTGCCCATCGCTTTGGACACAATGTCTCCCGCACTTTCCACATCCTGTTTGCCAACCTCTACATAGTTATTCCCCCTGCACTCAACCCCATTGTCTATGGAGTGAAGACCAAGCAGATCCGAGATAAGGTCATACTTTTGTTTTCCACCAAGGCTACGGAATGA
- the LOC111556649 gene encoding olfactory receptor 52D1-like, translating into MEMDPVLAALNQTVLISGPGPFVLLGVPGLETLHAWLAVPVCLLYMAALAGNVLLLGLVAADKTLQAPMYQLLGLLAAADLVLATSTVPKALAVLWGLSAEISFAACLAQLFVTHVAFIAESSVLLAMAVDRYVAICQPLRYGALLTQRVVGGVAVAAVTRGACVMAPPVALLQRLPYCGQRELPHTYCEHMGVARLACGDTRPNVWYGLATTLLSPALDFGLIATSYAFILRAVCRLPSHGARCKALGTCGAHASVITLFYTPALFSFLAHRFGRHTVPGHIHILLANLYVVVPPALNPVVYGVRTQQIAQRLRHLLRLCWVGAIRGVSPERASHSSE; encoded by the coding sequence ATGGAAATGGATCCTGTACTGGCTGCTCTCAACCAGACTGTGCTCATCTCTGGGCCCGGTCCCTTTGTCCTGCTGGGGGTGCCAGGACTGGAGACCCTGCATGCCTGGCTTGCGGTGCCCGTATGTCTGCTGTACATGGCGGCTTTGGCAGGGAATGTCCTTCTACTGGGGCTGGTGGCAGCTGATAAGACACTTCAGGCACCCATGTACCAGCTGCTGGGGCTTCTGGCAGCTGCTGACTTGGTTCTGGCCACATCCACGGTACCCAAAGCTCTGGCTGTGCTGTGGGGCCTGTCAGCAGAGATCTCTTTCGCGGCCTGCCTAGCTCAGCTCTTTGTTACCCATGTGGCCTTCATTGCTGAATCTTCAGTGCTCCTGGCCATGGCCGTggaccgctatgtggccatctgtcaGCCTCTGCGCTATGGGGCATTGCTGACACAGCGTGTGGTGGGTGGAGTGGCGGTGGCTGCCGTGACCCGTGGTGCCTGTGTCATGGCACCCCCTGTGGCCCTGCTCCAAAGACTGCCTTACTGTGGGCAGCGGGAGCTCCCCCACACCTACTGTGAACACATGGGTGTGGCTCGGCTGGCATGTGGTGACACGCGCCCCAACGTTTGGTACGGACTAGCCACCACACTTCTATCCCCAGCACTGGACTTCGGGCTCATCGCCACTTCCTATGCCTTCATTCTCCGTGCTGTCTGTCGCCTGCCGTCCCACGGTGCCCGCTGCAAAGCCTTGGGTACCTGTGGGGCCCATGCCAGTGTCATCACTCTCTTCTACACACCcgctctcttctctttcctggcCCACCGTTTCGGCCGCCACACGGTGCCCGGCCACATCCACATCCTACTGGCTAACCTGTATGTGGTGGTGCCCCCTGCCCTGAACCCTGTGGTCTATGGAGTACGTACCCAACAGATCGCTCAGAGGCTCAGGCACTTGCTTCGATTGTGCTGGGTCGGGGCCATAAGGGGTGTAAGCCCTGAGAGGGCCTCCCATAGCAGTGAATGA